A stretch of the Argentina anserina chromosome 6, drPotAnse1.1, whole genome shotgun sequence genome encodes the following:
- the LOC126798547 gene encoding probable WRKY transcription factor 72, whose product MPNSNSTAAAVETKVESFGYQGHCKEENHELVNAKAEMSEVREENERLKKTLEHTMKDYQSLQLRLFDILKQEPHSKKATVSATTSSSHVETEEPHDQLLSLCLGRSPRDPKDVSDESKLVQVDHHQDLKANLTLGLGSKLQLPTELVLSGPIPENSSEEPKESEASPSSTKIPKTIRNEDDEASQQANAAKRARVSVRARCDTPTMIDGCQWRKYGQKIAKGNPCPRAYYRCTVAPGCPVRKQVQRCIDDMSILITTYEGNHNHPLPMTATSMASTTSAAASMLLSGSSTSQLPGLGSSNGLGFGLFDNSRQQQHYMPKLSSSPLFPTVTLDLTSSPSPSNQYCTFPPNLSFYSSESNINLPSSWPNGYTRFGTPFDRKNQEYFHSNHQTSSQVSLTESLTKAITSDPNFKSVIAVALSSMVGGGATSYGSQGIGERLGQHLTQNGKGCASSIFNMSSSDSQKANLTLLQPPLPFPESKSTTSSPAIRDKSL is encoded by the exons ATGCCAAACTCTAATTCAACAGCTGCAGCTGTGGAAACTAAGGTCGAATCTTTTGGCTACCAAGGACACTGTAAGGAG gagaaTCATGAACTTGTTAATGCCAAAGCTGAAATGAGTGAGGTcagagaagaaaatgagagacTGAAAAAGACGTTAGAGCATACGATGAAGGATTACCAGTCTCTACAGTTGCGCCTTTTCGACATCCTCAAACAAGAACCTCATTCCAAGAAGGCTACTGTGAGTGCCACCACCTCTAGCTCCCATGTCGAAACTGAAGAACCTCATGATCAGCTTTTATCTCTTTGCCTTGGAAGAAGTCCAAGAGACCCTAAAGATGTAAGTGATGAGAGCAAACTTGTACAGGTTGATCATCACCAAGACCTGAAGGCCAACCTTACTCTTGGATTAGGGTCTAAATTGCAGTTGCCTACCGAGCTTGTTTTGAGCGGTCCAATTCCAGAGAATAGTTCCGAAGAGCCCAAGGAATCAGAAGCGTCCCCATCAAGTACTAAAATACCAAAAACAATAAgaaatgaagatgatgaagctTCGCAGCAAGCCAATGCTGCCAAAAGAGCCAGGGTTTCTGTGAGAGCCAGATGTGACACCCCCACG ATGATTGATGGATGCCAATGGAGGAAATATGGACAGAAGATTGCGAAAGGAAATCCATGCCCGCGAGCATACTATCGATGCACGGTTGCACCAGGATGCCCTGTTAGAAAGCAG GTGCAAAGATGTATTGACGACATGTCTATCTTAATCACAACCTACGAAGGAAATCACAACCACCCACTTCCAATGACCGCCACTTCCATGGCTTCCACCACCTCTGCTGCAGCTTCCATGTTATTATCCGGCTCTTCAACATCTCAGCTTCCAGGTCTTGGTTCCAGTAATGGCCTAGGTTTTGGTCTCTTTGATAATTCGAGACAACAACAGCACTACATGCCTAAACTTTCCTCATCCCCTTTGTTTCCCACAGTCACTCTAGATCTCACATCTTCTCCTTCCCCTTCAAACCAATACTGCACATTTCCTCCAAATCTAAGCTTTTATTCCTCAGAATCCAACATCAATTTACCAAGCAGTTGGCCCAATGGATACACTAGATTTGGGACACCATTTGACAGAAAGAACCAAGAGTATTTCCATTCCAATCACCAAACTTCTTCTCAGGTGTCCTTAACAGAGTCACTGACAAAGGCAATCACATCAGACCCTAATTTCAAGTCAGTAATTGCTGTAGCGCTCTCATCTATGGTTGGAGGTGGTGCTACAAGTTATGGAAGCCAAGGAATAGGGGAAAGATTAGGGCAGCACTTGACACAGAACGGGAAAGGCTGCGCATCAAGCATTTTCAACATGTCATCTTCTGATTCTCAGAAGGCAAACTTAACGCTTCTCCAGCCTCCACTGCCATTTCCCGAGTCCAAGAGCACCACATCGTCCCCTGCCATCAGGGATAAAAGTCTATAA
- the LOC126798567 gene encoding plant cysteine oxidase 2 isoform X1 translates to MGVERTLPNRKENKALHPSPEETNSISKPRKCRRRHRKMSPVQKLYETCKVVFSLCGAGVVPSSEDIQKLCSVLDAMRPVNVGLTPEMPYFRLTTARRSPPITYLHLFECDKFSMGIFCLPPSGVIPLHNHPGMTVFSKLLFGTMHIKSYDWVDAPEKTSTIENQQPATENPIPSEVNAVLPPATRLAKVKVDADYTAPCNTSILYPTDGGNLHCFTALTACAVLDVLGPPYSDPDGRHCQYYLDFPFSQFTVDGVSIPEEEKEGYAWLQEIEKPDELAVVGELYRGPKIQEK, encoded by the exons ATGGGGGTTGAGAGGACGTTGCCTAATCGCAAAGAGAATAAGGCGCTTCATCCGTCGCCGGAGGAGACGAATTCGATCAGCAAGCCCAGGAAGTGCCGGCGACGTCATCGGAAGATGTCGCCGGTGCAGAAACTTTACGAGACGTGCAAGGTTGTGTTTTCCTTGTGCGGGGCCGGGGTTGTTCCCTCCTCCGAAGATATCCAAAAGTTATGCTCTGTTTTGG ATGCTATGAGACCTGTCAATGTTGGTCTAACTCCTGAAATGCCATACTTTCGACTTACAACAGCTAGGCGGTCACCGCCAATAACATATTTGCATCTGTTTGAGTGTGATAAATTTTCA ATGGGGATATTTTGTTTGCCGCCTTCGGGTGTAATTCCATTGCACAATCACCCAGGAATGACGGTTTTCAGTAAGCTTCTTTTCGGGACAATGCACATCAAGTCATATGACTGGGTGGATGCCCCTGAGAAAACATCAACAATTGAGAATCAGCAACCGGCAACTGAGAATCCGATTCCTTCTGAAG TTAATGCAGTTCTACCTCCTGCCACCCGCTTGGCAAAAGTGAAGGTTGATGCTGACTATACTGCTCCTTGCAACACTTCAATTCTCTATCCTACTGATGGAGGCAACCTGCATTGCTTCACTGCATTGACGGCATGTGCGGTGCTTGATGTGCTTGGCCCTCCATATTCTGATCCCGATGGTCGCCACTGCCAATACTACCTCGATTTCCCATTTTCTCAGTTCACAG TTGATGGCGTATCGATCCCTGAAGAGGAGAAGGAAGGTTACGCATGGCTTCAAGAGATTGAGAAACCAGACGAGCTAGCTGTAGTTGGGGAGCTGTACAGAGGACCAAAAATACAGGAGAAATGA
- the LOC126798542 gene encoding translation factor GUF1 homolog, mitochondrial, whose amino-acid sequence MGFLSRASKTLKPPKNLSLLQTHYSTLNPLSSSHSRLNYPVRAFCSHSRQNSKENAVDLSQYPTERIRNFSIIAHVDHGKSTLADRLLELTGTIKRGHGQPQYLDKLQVERERGITVKAQTATMFHRHSFHGVGKDGGSEEPSFLLNLIDTPGHVDFSYEVSRSLAACQGALLVVDAAQGVQAQTVANFYLAFESNLAVIPVINKIDQPTADPERVKAQLKSMFDLDASDALLTSAKTGQGLEHVLPAVIERIPPPPGKSNLPLRMLLLDSYYDEYKGVICHVAVVDGMLRKGDKIASAATGQAYDILDVGIMHPELTSTGVLHTGQVGYVVSGMRSTKEARIGDTLHHNKTIVQPLSGFKPAKHMVFSGLYPADGSDFEALNHAIERLTCNDASVSVTRESSTALGLGFRCGFLGLLHMDVFHQRLEQEHGAHVISTIPTVPYIYEYSDGSKVEVQNPAALVANSKKQITACWEPTVLATIIIPSEYVGAVITLCSERRGQQLEYTFMDSQRAFMKYRIPLREIVVDFYNELKSITSGYATFDYEDSEYQESDMVKLDILLNGQPVDAMATIVHNLKAQRIGRELVDKLKRYLDRQMFEITIQAAIGTKVVARETISAMRKNVLAKCYGGDVSRKRKLLDKQKEGKKRMKRVGSVDIPQEAFHELLKSSK is encoded by the exons ATGGGTTTTCTCAGCAGAGcctctaaaaccctgaaacCACCAAAGAACCTTTCTTTACTCCAAACCCACTACTCCACCTTAAACCCTTTATCTTCTTCTCATTCCCGACTCAACTACCCAGTTCGAGCTTTTTGCTCCCATTCTCGGCAGAACAGCAAAGAGAATGCCGTGGATTTGAGCCAGTACCCAACTGAGAGGATCAGGAACTTCTCCATTATCGCCCATGTCGATCATGGCAAGTCTACTCTGGCTGATAGGCTCCTGGAGCTCACTGGGACCATTAAGAGAGGCCATGGTCAGCCTCAGTACCTTGACAAATTGCAG GtggagagagaaaggggaATTACTGTAAAAGCGCAGACAGCTACCATGTTCCACAGGCATAGTTTTCATGGTGTGGGGAAAGATGGAGGCAGTGAAGAACCAAGTTTTCTTCTGAATCTGATTGACACACCCGGACATGTGGACTTTAGCTATGAGGTATCGAGATCACTAGCTGCTTGCCAGGGTGCCCTTTTGGTTGTTGATGCTGCTCAGGGTGTTCAAGCGCAAACTGTGGCAAACTTTTATCTTGCGTTTGAATCTAACTTGGCAGTGATACCCGTCATTAACAAGATTGACCAGCCGACTGCTGATCCCGAACGTGTCAAAGCTCAACTTAAGTCGATGTTTGATCTTGACGCAAGTGATGCTCTTTTAACATCTGCAAAAACGGGACAGGGTCTTGAGCATGTGCTTCCTGCAGTTATAGAACGCATACCACCTCCACCTGGGAAGAGCAATTTGCCTTTGCGAATGCTTTTGTTGGATTCATACTATGATGAATATAAAGGAGTTATATGCCATGTTGCCGTTGTTGATGGGATGCTGCGTAAGGGGGACAAAATTGCTTCTGCTGCAACTGGCCAAGCTTATGacattttggatgttgggatCATGCATCCCGAGCTTACTTCCACAGGAGTCCTTCATACTGGACAAGTTGGGTATGTTGTGAGTGGCATGCGTTCGACCAAAGAGGCACGTATTGGGGACACACTTCATCATAATAAAACCATAGTCCAGCCCCTGTCAG GATTCAAGCCTGCAAAACACATGGTTTTTTCTGGGCTTTACCCTGCTGATGGATCTGACTTTGAGGCACTAAACCATGCAATTGAGAGACTGACCTGCAATGATGCTAGTGTGTCTGTAACCAGGGAGAGTAGCACAGCCCTAGGTCTGGGTTTTAG GTGTGGTTTCCTAGGGTTACTTCACATGGATGTTTTTCACCAGCGGCTTGAACAG GAACATGGAGCTCATGTAATTTCTACCATTCCAACTGTTCCTTATATCTATGAGTATTCTGATGGGAG CAAAGTAGAAGTTCAGAATCCTGCTGCATTGGTCGCAAACTCCAAGAAACAAATAACGGCTTGTTGGGAACCTACAGTTCTAGCTACCATCATTATTCCTAGTGA GTATGTGGGGGCCGTAATCACTCTTTGCTCTGAGCGGAGAGGTCAGCAATTGGAGTATACATTCATGGACAG TCAACGAGCTTTCATGAAGTATCGCATTCCTTTGAGGGAAATTGTCGTTGACTTTTACAATGAACTGAAGAGTATCACGTCAGGATATGCAACATTTGATTATGAGGATTCAGA ATATCAGGAATCTGATATGGTCAAACTTGATATCCTTCTAAATGGACAACCAGTCGATGCAATGGCAACTATTGTTCATAATTTGAAGGCGCAACGTATTGGTCGTGAACTCGTGGATAAGCTGAAGAGATATCTAGACAG GCAAATGTTTGAGATAACTATACAAGCTGCAATTGGAACAAAGGTTGTTGCAAGGGAGAC GATTTCTGCTATGAGGAAAAATGTTCTTGCCAAGTGTTATGGTGGTGATGTTTCTCGAAAGAGGAAGCTATTAGACAAGCAAAAGGAAGGGAAGAAGCGAATGAAGCGTGTTGGTTCTGTAGATATACCTCAGGAGGCATTTCATGAACTACTAAAGAGTTCTAAATAG
- the LOC126798563 gene encoding V-type proton ATPase subunit d2 produces MYGFEAMTFNIHGGYLEAIVRGHRAGLLTAADYNNLCQCETLDDIKMHLSATEYGPYLQNEPSPLHTTTIVEKCTLKLVDEYKHMLCQATEPLSTFLEYITYGHMIDNVVLIVTGTLHERDVQELLEKCHPLGMFDSIATLAVAQNMRELYRLVLVDTPLAPYFSECITSEDLDDMNIEIMRNTLYKAYLEDFYRFCQKLGGATAEIMSDLLAFEADRRAVNISINSIGTELTRDDRKKLYSSFGLLYPYGHEELAICEDIDQVRGVLEKYPPYQSIFSKLSYGESQMLDKAFYEEEVKRLCLSFEQQFHYGVFFAYMRLREQEIRNLMWISECVAQNQKSRVHDSVVFIF; encoded by the exons ATGTACGGCTTCGAAGCGATGACCTTCAACATCCACGGCGGCTACTTGGAGGCCATCGTCCGGGGACACCGCGCCGGTCTTCTCACCGCCGCGGATTACAACAACCTCTGCCAGTGCGAGACCCTCGACGACATTAAGATGCACCTCTCCGCCACCGAGTACGGGCCCTACCTCCAAAACG AACCATCACCATTGCATACGACTACCATCGTGGAAAAGTGCACACTTAAGTTGGTTGATGAGTACAAGCACATGCTATGCCAAGCCACAGAGCCCTTATCCACATTTTTGGAGTATATCAC ATATGGTCATATGATAGACAATGTTGTCCTGATCGTTACTGGAACTTTGCATGAGAGAGATGTTCAGGAACTTTTGGAAAAATGCCACCCTTTGGGCATGTTTGACAG CATTGCTACCCTGGCAGTTGCACAGAATATGCGGGAGCTTTACAGATTGGTGCTTGTTGACACACCTCTTGCTCCTTACTTTTCTGAGTGCATTACATCAGAG GATCTGGATGACATGAATATTGAAATCATGAGGAATACTCTTTACAAGGCCTACCTTGAAGACTTTTACAGGTTCTGTCAG AAACTAGGTGGTGCCACAGCAGAGATCATGTCTGACTTACTTGCTTTTGAGGCTGACAGAAGAGCTGTCAATATTTCCATAAACAG CATTGGAACAGAGCTTACTCGAGATGATCGCAAGAAATTGTATTCTAGCTTTGGTTTACT CTATCCCTATGGCCATGAGGAACTTGCTATCTGTGAGGACATTGATCAG GTTCGTGGTGTCCTGGAAAAATATCCTCCTTATCAGTCTATATTTTCAAAGCTATCCTACGGAGAGAGCCAGATGCTTGACAAGGCATTTTATGAAGAGGAGGTGAAAAGGCTTTGTTTATCATTTGAGCAACAG TTCCATTATGGTGTTTTCTTCGCGTACATGAGGTTGAGGGAGCAGGAGATCAGAAATCTGATGTGGATATCAGAGTGTGTGGCTCAGAACCAGAAGTCCAGGGTTCATGACAGCGTGGTCTTCATATTTTAG
- the LOC126798567 gene encoding plant cysteine oxidase 2 isoform X2 codes for MGVERTLPNRKENKALHPSPEETNSISKPRKCRRRHRKMSPVQKLYETCKVVFSLCGAGVVPSSEDIQKLCSVLDAMRPVNVGLTPEMPYFRLTTARRSPPITYLHLFECDKFSMGIFCLPPSGVIPLHNHPGMTVFSKLLFGTMHIKSYDWVDAPEKTSTIENQQPATENPIPSEESGQRAIYMQGVLSILENLKNNHLSLGTSDGQIPGMMTNIPSPNRKSGKLWEDKKFKSCIFFIEPRLYGWSHAQDIFMV; via the exons ATGGGGGTTGAGAGGACGTTGCCTAATCGCAAAGAGAATAAGGCGCTTCATCCGTCGCCGGAGGAGACGAATTCGATCAGCAAGCCCAGGAAGTGCCGGCGACGTCATCGGAAGATGTCGCCGGTGCAGAAACTTTACGAGACGTGCAAGGTTGTGTTTTCCTTGTGCGGGGCCGGGGTTGTTCCCTCCTCCGAAGATATCCAAAAGTTATGCTCTGTTTTGG ATGCTATGAGACCTGTCAATGTTGGTCTAACTCCTGAAATGCCATACTTTCGACTTACAACAGCTAGGCGGTCACCGCCAATAACATATTTGCATCTGTTTGAGTGTGATAAATTTTCA ATGGGGATATTTTGTTTGCCGCCTTCGGGTGTAATTCCATTGCACAATCACCCAGGAATGACGGTTTTCAGTAAGCTTCTTTTCGGGACAATGCACATCAAGTCATATGACTGGGTGGATGCCCCTGAGAAAACATCAACAATTGAGAATCAGCAACCGGCAACTGAGAATCCGATTCCTTCTGAAG AATCAGGACAGCgtgctatatatatgcaagGAGTCTTGAGTATACTAGAAAATCTCAAAAACAACCACCTCAGTTTGGGCACGTCAGATGGTCAAATACCTGGCATGATGACCAACATACCATCTCCAAATAGGAAATCTGGAAAGCTATGGGaagataaaaaatttaaaagctgcattttttttattgaaccAAGACTTTATGGATGGAGTCATGCACAAGACATTTTCATGGTTtga
- the LOC126798569 gene encoding uncharacterized protein LOC126798569 — translation MADRDRLDHPCIQQLGLSPAPPVVSGYRRQKTIIPSGRSDMPPSKPDPISRPATTEIRSLNQADSSTGRPVSVFDRIKRLPSDSLYEETFWPSHPNEKSVSKAVEVDEVKEDLMDPDEVKEDLMDPDLMDEAYLRSIAPEIDKSLYTDITFCRVCELENEHLSRRCPFFERIPNPRNTHVGFTYTIVCKCCDRPRQDYHSDDDKWEGKAVNDPAATIFLRGHDEDPHAPIMDCTKTETLKSFLIKNPEFRKLYQSPNNFTDGSMWVCR, via the exons ATGGCAGATCGCGATCGACTCGACCACCCGTGTATACAGCAACTCGGTCTCAGCCCAGCGCCACCGGTTGTTTCCGGATACAGGCGTCAGAAAACCATCATCCCAAGTG GCCGATCCGACATGCCGCCTTCCAAACCGGACCCGATCTCCCGCCCTGCAACGACGGAGATCCGATCCCTGAACCAGGCGGACTCCTCGACTG GCCGCCCTGTGTCAGTCTTCGATAGGATAAAACGTCTACCGTCAGATTCACTCTATG AAGAGACCTTTTGGCCCTCTCATCCGAATGAAAAGTCAGTTTCAAAGGCAGTTGAAGTCGATGAAGTCAAGGAAGATCTAATGGATCCAGATGAAGTCAAGGAAGATCTAATGGATCCAGATCTAATGGATGAAGCTTATTTGCGTTCGATTGCACCCGAAATTGATAAAAGTTTATATACTGATATAACATTTTGTCGGGTTTGTGAGTTGGAAAATGAACACCTGTCGCGTCGATGCCCGTTCTTTGAGCGTATCCCAAACCCTCGAAACACGCATGTTGGATTTACATATACGATCGTCTGCAAGTGTTGCGATCGCCCTCGGCAGGATTACCACTCTGATGATGACAAATGGGAAGGGAAAGCAGTGAATGATCCTGCTGCTACAATATTTTTACGCGGCCACGATGAAGATCCTCATGCTCCGATAATGGATTGTACGAAAACCGAAACGCTCAAGTCATTCCTCATCAAAAATCCAGAATTTCGCAAATTATATCAAAGCCCCAACAACTTTACAGATGGAAGTATGTGGGTTTGCCGTTAA